In Merismopedia glauca CCAP 1448/3, the genomic stretch TCTGATTCATGTAAATATTTGTCTGGCTGTTAATTTTTTCAAGGATGTGTGCTGGTAATCAAACATAAGTGGGAGTACATACCGAAATTTTTGCTTTTATGGGTCAAGCCTATAAATAAGTTGATTTTAAAGAGATTTACTGACTAAAGTCATCAAAAGTAGGATGATTTTGATTTGATTTATAGTTTGAGTTATTAATGCTAACTCTGCCTATATCTATCTGAGGGGGGATATTTTCCTTTTTCAATTAGCTTAGACTTCTTAACCATAGAGATGTGTTACTCGAATAAATGAAGGTCATTTTTCGGATTTCAAGGAGAGTGAAATCAACCATTTATCTTTAGTTACACTAACTTCTCAGAAGATGCGTCCGGCATAGCCTGCCCGTAGGGAATCCCTACAAGTACTAGTTTTTTCATTAGTCTCGCAGTTACCTGAGCATCTTTAGCAAACTGTGTAACTTCAAGTTAATTACACGATCGGAGGATATCTTACTTATGAGACTTAACAATCTCAATCTCAAAAAACTTTTTACGTTCGTAGCAGCCAGTACGGCTGGGGTTCTTGTCTACCTTCCAGCAGCAGCACTAGTTAGCTCTTTTGGTGGCAACAACACCCAATCGCCTGAGATCCTGACTCAAGGTTTACCCCCAACATCGACACCCACAATCACACCTGAACTGCCTACCCCCTCTCCCATACCAACTGTAGAGGTAACCCCAACACCACTGCCTACTGGAGGAGGAACAATCCCATTAGAGGTGACACCAACACCAACTCCAGAATTTACACCAACGCCACTGCCTACCGGAGGGGGACAAACCCCACCCGACTCAACGCCATTTCCCGAAGTATCGCCGACTCCTTTACCTGACTCAACACCATTTCCCGAAGTATCTCCGACTCCCTTACCCGACTCAACGCCATTTCCCGAAGTATCTCCGACTCCTTTACCAGAAGTCTCTCCTTCGTCTGACCTTCCTGGAACATCTGGCAGCGTGAAAGTTCCAGAAAAAGGTAGTTGGGCTTGCTTGAACAACCCCAATCCTGCTTGTAGGTAAAAGTGGTTAGCTGCTTCAGACAATTCAGAAGCACTAACTACGAAGATTCTCTAGGGAAGAACAGTATTTGTTTTTCCCTACCATACTAGTGGGTTCTTCCGTGAAACCAGTTATCTAGCGAATATATTCTTTCAGAATACTATTACGGTTGGGATGGCGAAGTTTACGCAAAGCCTTAGCTTCAATCTGGCGGATTCTCTCGCGAGTTACGTTGAATATTTGCCCGATTTCTTCTAGGGTTTTCATTCTGCCGTCATCTAACCCATAACGTAGCCTTAATACATCTCGCTCTCTAGGACTAAGAGTATCTAGAACGCTTTCTAGATCTTCTCTCAGGAGATTCTTAGAGACTTGATCTTCAGGAGTTTCGCCATCAGCTTCAATGAAGTCTCCTAAACGGGAATCTTCTTCTTTACCAATGGGGGTTTCTAAAGATATAGGTAACTGAGCAGATTTAGCGATGAAGCGCAGTTTTTCAATCGTCATCTCCATGCGAGTGGCGATTTCTTCTTCTGTCGGCTTACGTCCCATCTCTTGGGAAAGGAGTTTGGTAGTTTTCTTAATCCTAGAGATGGTTTCGTAAAGGTGAACGGGAAGGCGAATAGTGCGGGATTGATCGGCTATAGCTCTAGTGATTGCTTGGCGAATCCACCAAGTAGCATAGGTAGAAAACTTGTATCCTTTTTCGTGATCGAACTTTTCTGCGGCTCTAATCAGTCCTAAACTTCCTTCTTGAATCAGATCTTGAAAAGACAATCCCCGATTCATATACTTTTTGGCTATCGAAACTACCAATCGCAAGTTTGACTGTACCATCTTATCTTTGGCTCTTCTGCCCAGATATAGACGGTGGCGGAACTGCGGCAAAGTCATATTGACTTCGCTTGCCCACTCAAGATCGCGGGGTTCTCGATCCAGTTTGTCCAATAATCTTTCGCGAATTCGCTCCAATTCGAGCAAATCGGCAATTTTGCGAGCTAATTCGATCTCTTCATCTGCTCTTAACAGACGAATGCGACCAATCTCTTGAAGATATAGACGAATAGAGTCTTCGGTATATTGCTTCTTTTTAGTTTGGGTTCG encodes the following:
- the rpoD gene encoding RNA polymerase sigma factor RpoD → MTQANYGLATLNPPENEEFDFLLDDVAEDDLDREELIDVIADEDESKPGKVRGTRRRTQTKKKQYTEDSIRLYLQEIGRIRLLRADEEIELARKIADLLELERIRERLLDKLDREPRDLEWASEVNMTLPQFRHRLYLGRRAKDKMVQSNLRLVVSIAKKYMNRGLSFQDLIQEGSLGLIRAAEKFDHEKGYKFSTYATWWIRQAITRAIADQSRTIRLPVHLYETISRIKKTTKLLSQEMGRKPTEEEIATRMEMTIEKLRFIAKSAQLPISLETPIGKEEDSRLGDFIEADGETPEDQVSKNLLREDLESVLDTLSPRERDVLRLRYGLDDGRMKTLEEIGQIFNVTRERIRQIEAKALRKLRHPNRNSILKEYIR